A window of Pseudodesulfovibrio hydrargyri contains these coding sequences:
- a CDS encoding RES family NAD+ phosphorylase produces the protein MRAFRIVQTRRVATCLDGEGARRAGGRWNSKGKPVTYTGTNIALCHLEILVHMPGTDLTLLPFSIMEVDVPDELVIPLDLSLLPEDWKSPENAECKRLGDAWLDAADSVGLLVPSAVVPMENNLLLNPGHPGFKAVNPLPPLPIHFDPRLFAGRK, from the coding sequence ATGCGGGCTTTCCGCATCGTCCAGACCAGGCGTGTGGCGACCTGCCTTGATGGCGAGGGGGCCAGAAGGGCCGGAGGGCGCTGGAACTCCAAAGGGAAACCGGTCACCTACACCGGGACGAACATAGCCCTTTGCCACCTTGAAATCCTGGTCCACATGCCCGGCACCGACCTCACGTTGTTGCCCTTCAGCATCATGGAGGTCGACGTGCCGGACGAACTCGTGATTCCCCTGGACCTCTCGCTGCTGCCCGAAGATTGGAAGTCTCCGGAAAATGCGGAGTGCAAGAGACTGGGTGACGCCTGGCTCGATGCGGCGGACAGCGTTGGCCTGCTCGTACCGAGCGCCGTCGTCCCCATGGAAAACAACCTGCTTCTGAACCCGGGGCATCCCGGCTTCAAAGCCGTCAATCCCCTTCCCCCCCTGCCTATTCATTTCGATCCCCGCCTGTTCGCGGGACGCAAGTAG
- a CDS encoding molybdopterin-containing oxidoreductase family protein gives MWKRAVCTKDCPDTCGLLVKVEDGTITKVKGDPEHPYTQGFICKKGARFPEHVHGAARLTTPLKRTGPKGSGEFAPITWDEALDEVAANIRRVADEFGPEAVLPYSYAGHMGVVHRFAGHAFFNKLGASRLDYTICSAAAIAGFNASLGSGPSTEIQEAAGADLIVIWGSNTLVTNVHAWPHFTKARKDGAKIVVIDPYRNHTAREADVHLMLRPGTDAALALAVMHVLIEEDMIDHGFIAAQTIGFDQLKERAGEWPPSRAAEVCGLSEAEIVEFARAYGTARAPYIRTGWGPARQLAGGMAMRTLCLLPALVNAFAKPGGGITRSLGGAPGTAPSLIRDDLRPAGTRTVNMVHLGHALTELADPPVKLLYNYLSNPAAVAPQSAQVMAGLAREDLFTVVQEMYMTDTAKFADVILPGASFLETGDLYRCYGHNYVQIGRPAIEPVGDSRSTLDIFQGLAKRLGFTEEVFSLTEEQCIERVLAESAGSPYLKGVDLDALRRGEPVRLNIPANPFAEGFKTPSGKVEFFSQAMADQGLDPLPDGTPVRDPEGGDAYPLEYLTPPHPLLLNSAFNEVESIRERTGGPRVLIHPDTASARGIAQGMTVRVFNGRGQNTARAEVTEDTRPDLLVAEGLHWPNQKPGEGSNQLTSQRLTDMGNTCAFHCNKVEVEPVG, from the coding sequence ATGTGGAAGCGTGCGGTGTGCACCAAGGACTGCCCGGACACCTGCGGGCTGCTGGTCAAGGTCGAGGACGGGACAATCACCAAGGTCAAGGGCGACCCGGAACACCCCTACACCCAGGGGTTCATCTGCAAGAAGGGGGCGCGGTTCCCGGAACACGTGCACGGCGCGGCGCGGCTGACCACGCCGCTTAAGCGCACCGGGCCCAAGGGGAGCGGCGAGTTCGCGCCGATCACCTGGGACGAGGCCCTGGACGAGGTGGCCGCCAACATCCGGCGCGTGGCCGACGAATTCGGGCCCGAAGCCGTCCTGCCCTATTCCTATGCCGGGCACATGGGTGTGGTCCACCGCTTCGCGGGCCACGCCTTCTTCAACAAGCTCGGCGCGAGCCGCCTCGACTACACCATATGCAGCGCGGCGGCCATCGCCGGATTCAACGCCTCCCTCGGCTCCGGGCCGAGCACCGAGATTCAGGAGGCGGCCGGGGCCGACCTCATCGTCATCTGGGGCAGCAACACCCTGGTCACCAACGTCCACGCCTGGCCGCACTTCACCAAGGCCCGCAAGGACGGCGCGAAGATCGTGGTCATCGATCCCTACCGCAACCACACGGCCCGCGAGGCGGACGTCCACCTCATGCTCCGGCCCGGCACGGACGCGGCCCTGGCCCTGGCCGTCATGCACGTGCTCATCGAAGAGGATATGATCGATCACGGTTTCATCGCGGCGCAGACCATCGGCTTCGACCAACTCAAGGAGCGCGCGGGAGAGTGGCCGCCGTCCCGCGCCGCCGAGGTCTGCGGCCTGTCCGAGGCCGAAATCGTCGAGTTCGCCCGCGCCTATGGCACGGCCCGCGCCCCGTACATCCGCACGGGATGGGGACCGGCCCGGCAGCTGGCGGGCGGCATGGCCATGCGGACCCTCTGCCTGCTCCCGGCCCTGGTCAACGCCTTTGCCAAGCCCGGCGGGGGCATCACCCGTTCGCTGGGCGGCGCGCCCGGCACGGCCCCGTCCCTGATCCGCGACGACCTGCGCCCGGCGGGCACGCGCACCGTGAACATGGTCCACCTGGGCCACGCCCTGACCGAGCTGGCCGATCCGCCGGTCAAGCTGCTCTACAACTACCTGTCCAACCCGGCGGCCGTGGCCCCGCAGTCCGCCCAGGTCATGGCCGGGCTGGCCCGCGAGGATCTGTTCACCGTGGTCCAGGAGATGTACATGACCGACACCGCCAAGTTCGCGGACGTCATCCTGCCCGGGGCAAGCTTTCTCGAGACGGGCGACCTGTACCGCTGCTACGGCCACAACTACGTCCAGATCGGACGGCCCGCCATCGAGCCCGTGGGCGACAGCCGGTCCACCCTGGACATCTTCCAGGGCTTGGCCAAGCGGTTGGGCTTCACCGAGGAGGTCTTCTCCCTGACCGAAGAGCAGTGCATCGAGCGCGTCCTGGCCGAGTCCGCCGGTTCCCCGTATCTTAAAGGCGTGGACCTCGACGCCCTGCGCCGGGGCGAACCGGTCCGGTTGAACATCCCGGCCAACCCCTTTGCCGAGGGCTTCAAGACCCCGTCCGGCAAGGTCGAGTTCTTTTCCCAGGCCATGGCCGACCAGGGTCTCGATCCCCTGCCCGACGGCACCCCGGTGCGCGACCCCGAGGGCGGCGACGCCTACCCGCTCGAATACCTCACCCCGCCTCATCCCCTGTTGCTCAACTCCGCCTTCAACGAGGTCGAGTCCATCCGCGAACGGACCGGCGGCCCCCGGGTGCTCATCCATCCCGACACCGCGTCCGCGCGGGGCATCGCCCAGGGCATGACCGTGCGCGTGTTCAACGGGCGCGGCCAGAACACCGCCCGGGCCGAGGTCACCGAGGACACCCGCCCGGACCTGCTCGTGGCCGAGGGGCTGCACTGGCCCAACCAAAAGCCCGGTGAGGGCTCCAACCAACTGACCAGCCAAAGGCTGACCGACATGGGCAACACCTGCGCCTTCCACTGCAACAAAGTGGAGGTTGAGCCTGTCGGCTAG
- a CDS encoding xanthine dehydrogenase family protein molybdopterin-binding subunit: MTKEMTRRRFLQKGCLALAVVAVPGGMTLVNLSPAVAADTTFKPHAFLEIAPDGGITVWVGQTNLGQGTHTCIAMIVADELDADWSRVGVRMALAADVFKDPVWGVQLTAGSTSIRRRWDLLRSVGAAARLMLIRAAAEQWGVDPARCKAESSRVTGPDGRSLGYGELVGAAAKQPVPDKPPLKAREDYSIMGTYRQRLDMVDKVQGTAKFGLDVKVPDMLIAVMDRPPRYGAKPLSYDEKAAMAVKGVEKVLRQDDKIAVFAANTYAALKGREALATQWSKGAVPELSDDYIADLFKRKMAGPGAIKSRGDADKALAGSATTIEAVYSVPFMAHAQLEPSNCTAFVEKDRCRIWVPIQGQTASVMAAAEVTGLPQDKIELMTTYCGGGFGRRIESDVVAETVALSKAVSRPVKLMWTREDEFGDDVYRPASVCRTRGGLDAKGNLTALRHKIASPSILSRVQPDAVKDGMDSSSIQGLDDMPYKLDNLLVDYALVDLPMRVGWLRSIAYSNNVFPVESFMDELAHKAGRDPVEFRLSMLEPGSRAHKALSLLAEKSGWSTPAPEGVGRGVAMTECFETVVAHMAEVTVDRSSGAVTVQRIVGVVDSGISVNPDALTAQMEGGAVMGLSMTFSEAMRFADGGAQTENYSGYPILSMTQVPKMEFHLADSGAKAGGIGEPSVPSVPPAVANAIFNATGVRLRDLPLDTSKLKKA, translated from the coding sequence ATGACCAAGGAAATGACCCGGCGCCGATTCCTGCAAAAGGGCTGCCTGGCCCTGGCCGTTGTGGCCGTGCCCGGCGGCATGACCCTCGTCAATCTTTCCCCGGCCGTTGCCGCGGACACGACCTTCAAGCCCCACGCCTTTCTGGAGATAGCCCCGGACGGCGGGATCACCGTGTGGGTCGGCCAGACCAACCTGGGCCAGGGCACGCATACCTGCATCGCCATGATCGTGGCCGACGAGCTGGACGCGGACTGGAGCAGGGTGGGCGTGCGCATGGCCCTGGCCGCCGACGTGTTCAAGGACCCGGTCTGGGGCGTCCAGCTGACAGCCGGGAGCACCAGCATCCGGCGCCGCTGGGACCTGTTGCGCTCCGTGGGCGCGGCGGCCCGGCTCATGCTGATCCGCGCGGCAGCCGAACAATGGGGCGTGGACCCGGCCCGCTGCAAGGCCGAATCCAGCCGGGTGACCGGCCCGGACGGGCGCAGCCTGGGCTACGGCGAGTTGGTCGGCGCGGCCGCGAAGCAGCCGGTCCCGGACAAGCCGCCGCTCAAGGCGCGCGAGGACTATTCCATCATGGGCACCTACCGGCAGCGGCTGGACATGGTCGACAAGGTCCAGGGGACCGCCAAATTCGGCCTGGACGTCAAGGTCCCGGACATGCTCATCGCGGTCATGGACCGCCCGCCGCGCTACGGGGCCAAGCCCCTGTCCTATGACGAGAAGGCGGCCATGGCGGTCAAGGGCGTGGAAAAGGTCCTGCGCCAGGACGACAAGATCGCCGTGTTCGCGGCCAACACCTACGCCGCGCTCAAGGGGCGCGAGGCCCTGGCCACCCAGTGGTCCAAGGGGGCCGTGCCCGAGTTGAGCGACGACTACATCGCCGATCTCTTCAAGCGCAAGATGGCCGGGCCAGGCGCCATAAAGAGCCGGGGCGACGCGGACAAGGCCCTGGCCGGGTCCGCGACGACCATCGAGGCCGTCTACTCCGTGCCGTTCATGGCCCATGCCCAGCTCGAACCGTCCAACTGCACGGCCTTTGTCGAAAAGGACCGCTGCCGCATCTGGGTCCCGATCCAGGGCCAGACCGCCTCGGTCATGGCCGCGGCCGAGGTCACCGGACTGCCCCAGGACAAGATCGAGCTGATGACCACCTATTGCGGCGGCGGGTTCGGCAGGCGCATCGAGTCCGACGTGGTCGCCGAGACCGTGGCCCTGTCCAAGGCCGTGTCCAGGCCGGTCAAGCTCATGTGGACCCGCGAGGACGAGTTCGGCGACGACGTCTACCGCCCGGCCAGCGTCTGCCGGACCCGGGGCGGGCTGGACGCCAAGGGCAATCTCACGGCCCTGCGGCACAAGATCGCCTCCCCCTCCATTCTGTCCCGGGTGCAGCCCGACGCGGTCAAGGACGGCATGGACTCCTCGTCCATCCAGGGGCTCGACGACATGCCCTACAAGCTCGACAACCTCCTCGTCGACTACGCGCTCGTGGACCTGCCCATGCGCGTCGGCTGGCTGCGCTCCATCGCCTATTCCAACAACGTCTTCCCCGTGGAATCCTTCATGGACGAACTGGCCCACAAGGCGGGCCGCGACCCGGTCGAGTTCCGGCTGTCCATGCTCGAACCCGGCTCCCGCGCCCACAAGGCCCTGAGCCTGCTGGCGGAGAAGTCCGGTTGGAGCACCCCGGCTCCGGAAGGCGTGGGGCGCGGCGTGGCTATGACCGAGTGCTTCGAAACCGTGGTCGCGCACATGGCCGAGGTGACGGTGGACCGCAGTTCCGGCGCGGTCACCGTGCAGCGCATCGTCGGCGTGGTGGACAGCGGCATCTCGGTCAATCCGGACGCGCTCACGGCCCAGATGGAGGGCGGCGCGGTCATGGGCCTGTCCATGACCTTCAGCGAGGCCATGCGCTTTGCCGATGGCGGCGCGCAGACCGAGAACTACAGCGGCTACCCCATCCTGAGCATGACCCAGGTGCCCAAGATGGAGTTCCACCTGGCCGACAGCGGGGCCAAGGCGGGCGGCATCGGCGAACCGAGCGTCCCCTCCGTGCCCCCGGCCGTGGCCAACGCCATCTTCAACGCCACCGGCGTCCGCCTCCGCGACCTCCCCCTGGACACCTCCAAGCTGAAAAAGGCCTAG
- a CDS encoding (2Fe-2S)-binding protein, which yields MIVINVNGKDHRVDVDPDTPLLWVLRDDIGVTSVKYGCGEGMCGVCTVLIDGAAERSCVTPVSSVGESKVVTIEGLPEDHPVKQAWIEHQVPQCGYCQPGMMLQAVDVLSGGKAMSDADLATAMDDFTCRCGTHPRVLPAMKQAAQTMKKGGKS from the coding sequence ATGATTGTCATCAACGTCAACGGCAAGGATCATCGGGTCGACGTGGACCCCGACACCCCGCTGCTGTGGGTCCTGCGCGACGACATCGGCGTGACCAGCGTCAAATACGGCTGCGGCGAGGGCATGTGCGGCGTCTGCACCGTGCTCATCGACGGCGCGGCCGAGCGGTCCTGCGTGACCCCGGTCTCCAGCGTGGGCGAGAGCAAGGTGGTGACCATCGAGGGGCTGCCCGAGGACCACCCCGTGAAACAGGCCTGGATCGAGCACCAGGTGCCCCAGTGCGGCTACTGCCAGCCCGGCATGATGCTGCAGGCCGTGGACGTGCTGTCGGGCGGCAAGGCCATGTCCGACGCGGACCTGGCCACGGCCATGGACGACTTCACTTGCCGCTGCGGCACCCATCCCAGGGTCCTTCCGGCCATGAAGCAGGCCGCGCAAACCATGAAGAAGGGGGGCAAGTCATGA
- a CDS encoding alpha/beta fold hydrolase produces MRTALVIILFLLLLPAAVPAAEDLPYPFADPYRATVLGTPAKLRYRFEDPVRPDVRAIRIEGRQVPEVFSYSRDMFFTTALQNHPAPLMFVIAGTGAEHNSGKMAFLTQVFHEAGYHVAALSSPTHMNFVISASEHRVPGYVPFDVADLDRVMGWVREELAKECEITGYSVAGYSLGGLHAAFLAKRDDETHEFGFKHVLMINPPVSLYRSVTRLDSWVTGENLGRTTVHQEIEKFIDRFSDYYLHAEVTDLDDDFMYDMITDFHLDERDLKTLIGAAFRVSSASMIFSSDVCLRAEYLVPPSHYPLETSSPLLPYARQAFDIPFQGYLDEYLLPYLRYNDPTVTRAGALWRSSLESIRDWLEKADKVEVVGTRDDVILDAQDLRFLETVFGDRAHLFEHGGHCGNMMHPAFVRAMKDLVRP; encoded by the coding sequence ATGCGAACGGCTCTAGTCATCATCCTTTTCCTGCTGCTCCTGCCCGCGGCCGTCCCGGCGGCGGAGGATCTGCCCTATCCCTTCGCGGACCCGTACCGGGCCACGGTGCTGGGCACGCCCGCCAAGCTACGCTACCGGTTCGAGGATCCGGTCCGCCCGGACGTCCGGGCCATCCGCATCGAGGGCCGCCAGGTGCCCGAGGTCTTCTCCTACAGCCGGGACATGTTCTTCACCACCGCCCTGCAGAACCACCCGGCCCCGCTCATGTTCGTCATCGCGGGCACGGGCGCGGAACACAATTCGGGCAAGATGGCCTTCCTGACCCAGGTCTTTCACGAGGCGGGCTATCACGTGGCCGCCCTGTCCTCGCCCACGCACATGAACTTCGTCATCAGCGCCTCGGAACACCGGGTGCCGGGCTACGTGCCCTTTGATGTGGCCGACCTGGACCGGGTCATGGGCTGGGTCCGCGAGGAGCTGGCCAAGGAGTGCGAGATCACCGGATACAGCGTGGCCGGGTACAGCCTGGGCGGGCTGCACGCGGCCTTTCTGGCCAAGCGGGACGACGAGACGCACGAGTTCGGCTTCAAGCACGTGCTGATGATCAACCCGCCCGTGTCCCTGTACCGCTCGGTGACCCGCCTGGACTCCTGGGTGACCGGGGAGAATCTGGGGCGGACCACGGTGCACCAGGAGATCGAAAAGTTCATCGACCGCTTTTCCGACTATTACCTGCACGCCGAGGTGACCGACCTGGACGACGATTTCATGTACGACATGATCACGGACTTCCACCTGGACGAGCGCGATCTCAAGACCTTGATCGGAGCCGCGTTCAGGGTCTCGTCCGCGTCCATGATCTTCAGTTCCGACGTCTGCCTGCGGGCCGAGTACCTGGTCCCGCCGAGCCACTACCCGCTCGAGACGTCCAGTCCGCTGCTGCCCTACGCCCGACAGGCCTTCGACATCCCGTTTCAGGGCTACCTGGACGAGTACCTGCTGCCCTACCTGCGCTACAACGACCCGACCGTCACCCGGGCCGGGGCGCTCTGGCGGTCCAGCCTGGAGTCCATCCGGGACTGGCTTGAAAAGGCGGACAAGGTCGAGGTGGTCGGGACCAGGGACGACGTCATCCTGGATGCGCAGGACCTGCGTTTCCTGGAGACGGTCTTCGGCGACCGGGCGCACCTCTTCGAGCACGGCGGGCACTGCGGGAACATGATGCACCCGGCGTTCGTCCGGGCGATGAAGGATTTGGTGCGGCCGTGA
- a CDS encoding MlaA family lipoprotein, whose translation MSVRPLLVAAVLALLLLGGCGPKVVDVTDPQAGLAPTGFRATTHHWPQADSQSLRFLDIYDPWEPMNRNLYEINATLDKYVMLPAANAYRLVLPAPVRSGVKNFFANLNELPTAFNSLLQGRFKKVAISFSRFLINSTFGLLGVRDLASRNEKLPRQNEDVGQTLGYWGLGPGPYFVMPVMGPSNVRDTVGFGGDILVLYVEMEMIYLAAGMDDSRPLDLADLVLRGLNIRANTAFSYHSTGSPFEYEMVRFIYTKKRELDIQR comes from the coding sequence GTGAGCGTGCGTCCCCTGCTCGTCGCGGCCGTGCTGGCCCTGCTGCTCCTTGGCGGGTGCGGCCCCAAGGTGGTGGACGTGACCGACCCGCAGGCCGGGCTCGCGCCCACCGGGTTCCGGGCCACGACGCACCACTGGCCCCAGGCCGACTCGCAGTCCCTGCGCTTCCTGGACATCTATGACCCGTGGGAGCCCATGAACCGCAACCTGTACGAGATCAACGCCACCCTGGACAAGTACGTCATGCTCCCGGCGGCCAACGCCTACCGGCTCGTGCTCCCGGCCCCGGTCCGCTCCGGAGTGAAGAACTTCTTCGCCAACCTCAACGAGCTGCCCACCGCGTTCAACAGCCTGCTCCAGGGCCGTTTCAAGAAGGTGGCCATCTCGTTCTCGCGCTTTTTGATCAACTCCACCTTCGGCCTGCTCGGCGTGCGCGACCTGGCCTCGCGCAACGAGAAGCTCCCGCGCCAGAACGAGGACGTGGGCCAGACCCTGGGCTACTGGGGCCTCGGCCCGGGACCGTACTTCGTCATGCCGGTCATGGGCCCGTCCAACGTGCGCGACACCGTGGGCTTCGGCGGCGACATCCTGGTCCTGTACGTGGAGATGGAGATGATCTACCTGGCCGCGGGCATGGACGACAGCCGCCCCCTGGACCTGGCCGATCTGGTCCTGCGCGGCCTGAACATCCGCGCCAACACCGCCTTCAGCTACCACTCCACCGGCTCGCCCTTTGAGTACGAGATGGTCCGCTTCATCTACACCAAGAAACGGGAGCTGGACATCCAGCGGTAG
- a CDS encoding LysR family transcriptional regulator: protein MQLPTEYLRTFLAVAATRSFTKAGEQVNRSQSAVSVQIRRLEDEVGRPLFVRSGKTARLTPDGKLLITHARDIVQRHDAAVLALSDARPEGVVRFGSPEHYTTGLLPRLLAGFAQDNPGVFVEVHCRTSDVVKKGLDEGKLDIGLCTDDYEGGQVICRDRLVWAARPGFDLNRVLPLAVEEGCLFHEWAQRALADAGRAYRIVYVSRGLSGVLDAARAGLAITPAIGRTLPHDLAAYDVQHGLPALPPSSVVLHVGGKAASEHVARFREHLVTAFHEEDESSR from the coding sequence ATGCAGTTGCCGACCGAATACTTGCGGACCTTCCTGGCCGTGGCCGCCACCCGGAGTTTCACCAAGGCGGGCGAGCAGGTGAACCGCTCGCAATCGGCCGTGAGCGTGCAGATCAGACGGCTCGAGGACGAGGTGGGCCGCCCATTGTTCGTGCGGAGCGGGAAGACGGCCAGACTCACCCCGGACGGGAAGCTGTTGATCACCCATGCGCGGGATATCGTGCAGCGGCATGACGCCGCCGTGCTGGCGCTCTCGGACGCGCGGCCGGAGGGGGTTGTCCGATTCGGTTCGCCCGAACACTACACCACGGGGCTATTGCCGAGACTGCTTGCCGGATTCGCGCAGGACAATCCGGGCGTGTTCGTGGAGGTGCACTGCCGCACGAGCGACGTGGTCAAAAAGGGGCTGGACGAGGGGAAGCTGGATATCGGCCTGTGCACAGACGACTATGAGGGCGGGCAGGTGATTTGCCGGGACAGGCTGGTTTGGGCGGCACGCCCCGGCTTTGACCTGAACCGGGTTCTCCCCCTGGCGGTGGAGGAAGGGTGCCTTTTCCATGAATGGGCGCAGCGGGCGTTGGCGGATGCCGGGCGCGCCTACCGGATCGTCTACGTGAGCAGGGGGCTGTCCGGCGTTCTTGACGCGGCCCGCGCGGGGCTGGCGATAACGCCGGCCATCGGACGCACCTTGCCGCACGACCTGGCGGCCTATGACGTACAGCACGGCTTGCCCGCGCTGCCGCCGTCAAGCGTCGTTCTGCATGTCGGGGGCAAAGCCGCATCCGAACACGTCGCCCGCTTCAGGGAGCATCTTGTCACCGCCTTTCACGAAGAGGACGAATCTTCGCGGTAA